GTTTCGCGGCGCCGTCGTGGCGATCGGCAATTTCGACGGCTTGCATCTGGGCCACCGCCAGCTTCTGAAACGGGCGGCCGAACTGGCCCGGGCCGACGGCAGCAAGCGCGGCGTACTCACTTTCGAGCCCCATCCCCGGCGGCATTTTCAACCCGAGGCACCGCCCTTTCGCCTGACGCCCTTTCGCGTCAAGGCCGCCGAAATCGAGCGCGCCGGCGTCGATTTCCTGGTGGCGCTGCATTTCGACGCCGCTTTCGCCGCCCTCGAGGCCGGCGAGTTTATCGACACCGTGCTGATCAAGGGCCTCGGTCTCGGCCACATCGTGGTGGGCTACGACTTCATCTTCGGCTGCGGCCGCGTGGGCGACGCGGCGTTGCTGCGCCGGCGCGGCAAGGAAGCCGGCTTCGGCCTCGACGTGGTCGGGCCGGTGGGCCACGGCGACGCCGCCCAAGGCGGCGAAATTTACGCCTCCAGCCGCATTCGCGAATATCTCCACGGCGGCCAGCCGGTGCCGGCGGCTGAACGCCTGGGGCGCTGGTGGGAGGTCGACGGCCGGGTGCGCGAGGGGGAAAAGCGGGGCCGTCAGATCGGCTTTCCCACCGCCAACCTGAGGCTCGAGGAATATCTGCAACCGGCCGGCGGCGTCTACGCCGTGCGCCTCGATATCGAGGACGACGGCGCTGGCTGGCGGCCCGGCGTCGCCAATCTGGGACAGCGCCCGACCTTCGACAACGGCGAGTTGCTGCTCGAGGTTCACCTCTTCGACTTCACGGCCGACATCTACGGCCGCCAGGTTCGCGTCGCTTTCATCGAGCACCTGCGCCCGGAGCGGAAATTCGCCGACATCACCGAGCTCAAGGCGCAGATCGCCAAGGACAGCGAGGCGGCGCGGCGCCTGCTGGCCGACCCGGCTTACGCCCAGGACCGATTCACGGCGTGAAGCGGAATCTCGACAGCGCCGCCAGCGGCTGATACAAACCGGCCATGCGCGGAGCGAAACCAAAAAGGCCGCCTTCTGGCTGCGGCCGGCGAATTTCGAGCCCGGCCCTCGGCTGAGGGTCGGGACACGCACGCCCCGTTTTTGCCGTCTCCCCCTAGCGCCGAGCCGCCCACCATGTCCGCCAAACAGAATTCCGGTAGCGACGGCCAGACCGCCGACTACCGACCGACGTTGTTGTTGCCCAAAACCGACTTTCCCATGAAGGCCGGGCTGGCCAAGCGCGAGCCCGAGATCCTGGCGCGTTGGCAAGAGATGGATCTCTATGGCCGGCAACGCCAGGCCGCCAAAGGCCGCGAAAAATTCATCCTCCATGATGGCCCGCCCTACGCCAACGGCAACATCCACATGGGCACGGCCATGAACAAGATCCTCAAGGACGTGATCAACCGCTCGCAGCAGATGATGGGCAAGGACGCCAACTACGTGCCGGGCTGGGATTGCCACGGCCTGCCCATCGAATGGAAGATCGAGGAGAAATACCGCGCCGCCGGCCAGAACAAGGACGAGGTGCCGATCGGCGATTTCCGCCGCGAATGCCGCGACTTCGCCGAACACTGGATCGGCGTCCAGCGCCAGGAGTTCGAGCGCCTGGGAGTCATCGGCGACTGGCACAACCCCTACACCACCATGACCTTCGCGGCCGAGGGCCGCATCGTTTCCGAGCTGCTCAAGTTCCTTATGGACGGCAGCCTGCACCAGGGCTCGAAAGCGGTCATGTGGTCGGTGGTCGAGAAAACCTCGCTGGCGGAAGCCGAGATCGAGTATCACGACCACGTCTCGACAACCATTTTCGTGCGTTTCAAGGTGCGTGACGAGGCCCCGTCCGAGGGCTGCGCCGATCTGCGTGGCGCCAGCATCGTCATCTGGACCACCACGCCCTGGACCATACCCGGCAACCGCGCCATAGCCGCCAGCCCCGACGCCAGCTACCTCAGGCTGCGGCTCAGCGAAGTGGCCGAGGGCTCGCTGGCTGAAGTGGGCGAGGAGATCCTGGTGGCCGAACCGCTCAAGGATCAGGTCTGTGCCGAAGCCGGCATCACCGCCTGCGAAGTGGTTTCCCAACACACCGGCAGCGAGATCATCGGCTTGGCCTGCACCCACCCGCTGGCCGGCCAGGGCTACGATTTCGGGGTGCCGGTACTATCGGCCGACTTCGTCGAAATGGATCAGGGCACGGGTTTCGTCCACATTGCGCCGGGCCACGGTGCCGACGACTTCGAGCTGGGCACCGCACACGGCATCGAGGTGCCGCAGACGGTGGACGAGGCGGGCTGTTTTTACGATCCGGTGCCGCTGTTTGCCGGGCTTCACGTTTTCAAAGCCGACGACCCCGTATGCCAGGCGTTGACGGCGGCCGGCGGCCTTT
This window of the Alphaproteobacteria bacterium genome carries:
- a CDS encoding bifunctional riboflavin kinase/FAD synthetase, translating into MRIFRHHEDLPAEFRGAVVAIGNFDGLHLGHRQLLKRAAELARADGSKRGVLTFEPHPRRHFQPEAPPFRLTPFRVKAAEIERAGVDFLVALHFDAAFAALEAGEFIDTVLIKGLGLGHIVVGYDFIFGCGRVGDAALLRRRGKEAGFGLDVVGPVGHGDAAQGGEIYASSRIREYLHGGQPVPAAERLGRWWEVDGRVREGEKRGRQIGFPTANLRLEEYLQPAGGVYAVRLDIEDDGAGWRPGVANLGQRPTFDNGELLLEVHLFDFTADIYGRQVRVAFIEHLRPERKFADITELKAQIAKDSEAARRLLADPAYAQDRFTA